In a single window of the Nilaparvata lugens isolate BPH chromosome 1, ASM1435652v1, whole genome shotgun sequence genome:
- the LOC111052853 gene encoding carboxypeptidase B isoform X3: MTFNVQLGVKIQMSKMIETNEIVLCTARSRWTRDIAYILRSPNKVIWNVVLPSRKNWARKRKPTFDRAYRLTWQRYHRLSDHMEFHDYLQKEFPNMVQVVNIGTSVEGRQMRVLKISSGQPNAKAVWIDGGTHAREWISPASVSYIVSEFVENRAAHGPYVAGVDLYVAPFVNPDGYEYSHAVDRLWRKNRKAGGSGTCAGTDLNRNYGYKWGGAGSSRQPCKEIYAGNRAFSEPETAAISRFVLANKDKIKAYVTFHSYGQYILYPWGYDRKVPPDYADLDRVGRKMARAIQSAGGPSYTVGNSAATLYAASGGADDWAKGAAGIKYTYTIELRDNGAYGFVLPAQFIEPTARDAMAAIKVIAEEVYNLP, from the exons ATGACATTCAACGTGCAATTAGGAGTGAAAATCCAGATGAGCAAAATGATAGAAACAAAC GAAATTGTCTTATGCACAGCTAGATCACGATGGACGAGAGACATCGCTTATATATTAAGATCACCAAATAAGGTCATCTGGAACGTCGTATTGCCTTCTAGGAAAAATTGGGCAAGGAAAAGAAAACCAACTTTCGATAGGG CTTATAGACTGACATGGCAACGTTATCATCGCTTGAGCGATCATATGGAATTCCATGATTACCTGCAAAAGGAATTCCCAAATATGGTTCAAGTGGTGAACATTGGTACCTCAGTCGAAGGAAGACAGATGAGAGTTCTCAAGATCTCATCAGGACAGCCTAACGCGAAGGCTGTTTGGATTGATGGAG GCACTCACGCGAGAGAGTGGATCTCGCCAGCGAGCGTGTCGTACATAGTGAGCGAGTTTGTGGAGAACCGGGCGGCGCACGGGCCGTACGTGGCGGGCGTGGACTTGTACGTGGCGCCGTTCGTGAACCCGGACGGCTACGAGTACTCGCACGCCGTCGACCGGCTGTGGCGCAAGAACCGGAAGGCGGGCGGCAGCGGCACGTGTGCGGGGACCGACCTGAACCGCAACTACGGCTACAAGTGGGGCGGTGCCGGCTCCAGTCGCCAGCCCTGCAAGGAGATCTATGCCGGCAACCGCGCCTTCTCTGAGCCCGAGACCGCTGCAATCTCCCGCTTTGTGCTCGCCAACAAGGACAAGATCAAG GCGTATGTGACATTCCACAGCTACGGTCAGTACATCCTGTACCCATGGGGCTACGACCGGAAGGTCCCTCCAGACTACGCTGACTTGGACAGAGTGGGACGCAAAATGGCCAGAGCCATACAGTCGGCTGGCGGACCTTCATACACGGTTGGAAACAGTGCTGCCACCTTGTATGCTGCTTCAG GTGGAGCAGATGATTGGGCGAAGGGCGCGGCCGGAATCAAGTACACCTACACAATTGAGCTGCGAGACAACGGAGCTTATGGATTCGTACTCCCGGCGCAGTTCATTGAGCCAACCGCTCGCGACGCCATGGCTGCCATTAAAGTGATCGCCGAAGAAGTCTACAACTTGCCATAG